The Kitasatospora setae KM-6054 genome contains a region encoding:
- the paaC gene encoding 1,2-phenylacetyl-CoA epoxidase subunit PaaC, which translates to MSDDHVYLSLAEAGQEPAGEARWAYGTGFTDPLLGVDAAPPAGIDPADLAAYCLMLGDDALVLSQRLIQWVTRAPELEEEVALANLGLDLLGQARRLLTRAGQLDGSGRDEDQLAYWREESAYRNVRLTELENGDFAQCVVRLLLFATAREVLYRRLADHPDPVLSAVAALGAKELAYHREYAGSWTVRLGDGTEESHRRTRDALDALWPWLDELFTPHEVELRLGVDPSELREPVRAALAAVLAEATLPVPDLPGRAYVNGRAGRHGVHTEAMGPLLAELQVLARAHPGATW; encoded by the coding sequence ATGAGCGACGACCACGTGTACCTCTCGCTGGCCGAGGCCGGTCAGGAGCCGGCCGGCGAGGCCCGCTGGGCGTACGGCACGGGGTTCACCGATCCGCTGCTCGGCGTGGACGCCGCGCCGCCGGCCGGGATCGACCCGGCCGACCTCGCCGCGTACTGCCTGATGCTGGGTGACGACGCGCTGGTGCTCTCCCAGCGGCTGATCCAGTGGGTCACCCGGGCACCGGAGTTGGAGGAGGAGGTGGCGCTCGCCAACCTCGGCCTCGACCTGCTCGGCCAGGCCCGCCGACTGCTCACCCGGGCCGGCCAGCTCGACGGCAGCGGCCGCGACGAGGACCAACTCGCCTACTGGCGCGAGGAGTCCGCGTACCGCAACGTGCGGCTGACCGAACTGGAGAACGGCGACTTCGCGCAGTGCGTGGTCCGGCTGCTGCTGTTCGCCACCGCCCGCGAGGTGCTGTACCGGCGGCTGGCCGACCACCCCGACCCGGTGCTGTCGGCCGTCGCGGCGCTCGGCGCCAAGGAGTTGGCGTACCACCGGGAGTACGCGGGCTCCTGGACGGTCCGGCTCGGCGACGGCACCGAGGAGTCGCACCGGCGGACCCGCGACGCGCTGGACGCCCTCTGGCCCTGGCTGGACGAGCTGTTCACCCCGCACGAGGTCGAACTCCGGCTCGGCGTCGACCCGTCCGAGCTGCGCGAACCCGTACGCGCCGCGCTGGCAGCCGTGTTGGCGGAGGCCACGCTGCCCGTCCCCGACCTGCCCGGCCGGGCGTACGTGAACGGGCGGGCCGGACGGCACGGCGTGCACACCGAGGCGATGGGCCCGCTGCTCGCCGAACTGCAGGTGCTGGCCCGGGCCCACCCGGGGGCGACGTGGTGA
- a CDS encoding alpha/beta fold hydrolase encodes MDVLLIGGLWLDGTAWDAVVPALAGRGHRPVPLTLPGQGDGRSEAVLAEQLAAVLAAVDAADGRPLVVAHSAACSLGWMAVDARPAGVAGLVLVDGFPEADGNPYAGHFPVRDGVVPFPGWEPFAGATGADLDAAWRARIEAAAVPVPAGVALAPVRLADERRFGVPVTMLCAEAPVAEVRGWIAGGAAPEVSRMERIEFVDLDSGHWPMFTRPVELAALIDAAAARS; translated from the coding sequence ATGGACGTCCTGTTGATCGGCGGCCTCTGGCTGGACGGCACCGCCTGGGACGCCGTCGTCCCCGCCCTGGCCGGGCGCGGCCACCGCCCGGTGCCGCTGACCCTGCCGGGGCAGGGCGACGGCCGGTCCGAGGCGGTGCTGGCGGAGCAGCTCGCGGCGGTGCTGGCGGCGGTCGACGCGGCGGACGGGCGGCCGCTGGTGGTGGCGCACTCGGCGGCGTGCTCGCTGGGGTGGATGGCGGTGGACGCCCGGCCGGCCGGGGTGGCGGGGCTGGTGCTGGTGGACGGCTTCCCGGAGGCGGACGGGAACCCGTACGCGGGCCACTTCCCGGTGCGCGACGGCGTGGTGCCGTTCCCGGGCTGGGAGCCCTTCGCGGGGGCGACCGGCGCGGACCTGGACGCGGCGTGGCGGGCCCGGATCGAGGCGGCGGCGGTGCCGGTCCCGGCGGGCGTCGCGCTGGCGCCGGTCCGGCTGGCGGACGAGCGGCGGTTCGGGGTGCCGGTGACGATGCTGTGCGCCGAGGCCCCGGTGGCGGAGGTCCGGGGGTGGATCGCGGGGGGCGCGGCGCCGGAGGTGTCCCGGATGGAGCGGATCGAGTTCGTCGACCTGGACTCCGGGCACTGGCCGATGTTCACCCGTCCCGTCGAGCTCGCCGCCCTGATCGACGCGGCGGCCGCCCGGAGTTGA
- the paaE gene encoding 1,2-phenylacetyl-CoA epoxidase subunit PaaE, translated as MAVHRPRFHPLPIGALERLCEDAVAVTFDVPADLADEFAFRPGQSLTLRRIVDGADERRSYSLCSPVGGPLRIAVREVPGGLFSHWLVSEAKTGESVEVLPPAGAFAADPAEPGEHVLVAAGSGITPMLSIAASVLAGHPASRVTLLYGNRRSDTVMFADELADLKDRYLERFQLVHVLSREGRDAELLSGRLDPDRVAALLGALVDAPAVDHWWLCGPYGMVVGTKRLLAELGVPAGRVHQELFHADDERPEERHPEPGPDAAASEVTLVLDGRASTLALPRDRSILDGAQRARPDLPFACKGGVCGTCRALVCDGKVEMRRNFALEEAELAAGYVLTCQARPVSDRVTVDYDR; from the coding sequence ATGGCCGTCCACCGCCCGCGGTTCCACCCGCTGCCGATCGGCGCCCTGGAACGGCTCTGCGAGGACGCCGTCGCCGTCACCTTCGACGTCCCCGCCGACCTGGCCGACGAGTTCGCCTTCCGCCCCGGCCAGAGCCTCACCCTGCGCCGGATCGTCGACGGCGCCGACGAGCGCCGCTCCTACTCGCTCTGCTCCCCGGTCGGCGGCCCGCTGCGGATCGCCGTCCGCGAGGTGCCCGGCGGACTGTTCTCGCACTGGCTGGTCAGCGAGGCGAAGACCGGCGAGAGCGTCGAAGTCCTGCCCCCCGCAGGCGCGTTCGCCGCCGACCCGGCCGAACCCGGCGAACACGTGCTGGTCGCGGCCGGCTCCGGCATCACCCCGATGCTCTCCATCGCCGCCTCCGTCCTGGCCGGCCACCCCGCCTCCAGGGTCACCCTGCTGTACGGCAACCGGCGCAGCGACACCGTGATGTTCGCCGACGAGCTCGCCGACCTCAAGGACCGCTACCTGGAACGCTTCCAGCTCGTCCACGTGCTCTCCCGGGAGGGCCGCGACGCCGAACTCCTCAGCGGCCGGCTCGACCCCGACCGGGTCGCCGCGCTGCTCGGCGCCCTGGTCGACGCCCCCGCCGTCGACCACTGGTGGCTCTGCGGCCCGTACGGGATGGTCGTCGGGACGAAGCGGCTGCTCGCCGAACTCGGCGTCCCCGCCGGGCGGGTGCACCAGGAACTGTTCCACGCCGACGACGAGCGCCCCGAGGAGCGCCACCCCGAACCCGGGCCCGACGCCGCCGCCAGCGAGGTCACCCTCGTCCTCGACGGCCGGGCCAGCACCCTCGCGCTGCCCCGCGACCGCTCCATCCTGGACGGCGCCCAACGCGCCCGCCCCGACCTGCCGTTCGCCTGCAAGGGCGGCGTCTGCGGCACCTGCCGGGCCCTGGTGTGCGACGGCAAGGTCGAGATGCGGCGCAACTTCGCCCTGGAGGAGGCCGAGTTGGCGGCCGGCTACGTCCTCACCTGCCAGGCCAGGCCGGTCTCCGACCGGGTCACCGTCGACTACGACCGGTAG
- a CDS encoding M20 family metallopeptidase, with protein sequence MAPDPHPAGAPAPAVTPAVTPAVIATATAAATPPAADRAERAADTEPPGAATAVNTTAATAATATTATAALPGLPRTLTTRARTLAAAVRKRCADLAGIESPSGDAARLDALAEELAAGYAATGATAVRRRCDHGDHLVLDWPGQQEDLPHLLVVGHHDTVWPVGTLADWPIEERDGRLTGPGILDMKGGLALLEGAFALLADLGQRPHRPVRMVIVSDEEIGSPDGRSLVERHLRGAAAVLGLEPGHPDGRLKTARRGSTRIRLTVTGREAHAGNDAVDGVSAIDELVDQLITVRGLTRQPGTELNTGRIDGGTRANVVAGHAEAELGLRFATTEAQRRTLDNLAHLTANRPGADVRTEVLSSRPAWPERTGNPLLRHVRSLAAALGQHLDGAPAGGAGDTNLAGARGLPTLDGLGAVGAGPHARHEHLRVDQLGPRIALLAALLAVPLPRLRDR encoded by the coding sequence GTGGCCCCGGATCCGCACCCGGCCGGGGCGCCCGCCCCGGCAGTCACCCCGGCAGTCACCCCGGCAGTCATCGCGACGGCCACCGCGGCGGCCACCCCGCCCGCCGCGGACCGCGCCGAGCGCGCGGCCGACACCGAACCGCCCGGCGCCGCAACGGCCGTGAACACGACCGCCGCGACCGCCGCGACCGCGACGACCGCCACCGCCGCCCTGCCCGGCCTCCCGCGCACCCTCACCACGCGGGCCCGGACCCTCGCCGCGGCCGTCCGCAAGCGCTGCGCCGACCTCGCCGGGATCGAGTCCCCGTCCGGCGACGCGGCCCGGCTCGACGCCCTCGCCGAGGAACTCGCCGCCGGCTACGCGGCGACCGGCGCCACCGCCGTCCGCCGGCGGTGCGACCACGGGGACCACCTCGTCCTCGACTGGCCGGGACAGCAGGAGGACCTCCCGCACCTGCTGGTGGTCGGCCACCACGACACCGTCTGGCCGGTCGGGACCCTCGCCGACTGGCCGATCGAGGAGCGCGACGGGCGCCTGACCGGCCCCGGCATCCTCGACATGAAGGGCGGACTCGCCCTGCTCGAAGGCGCGTTCGCGCTCCTCGCCGACCTCGGGCAGCGGCCGCACCGGCCGGTCCGGATGGTGATCGTCTCGGACGAGGAGATCGGCAGCCCCGACGGCCGCAGCCTGGTCGAACGGCACCTGCGCGGCGCCGCCGCCGTCCTCGGCCTCGAACCCGGGCACCCCGACGGCCGGCTCAAGACCGCCCGCCGCGGCTCCACCCGGATCCGGCTCACCGTCACCGGACGCGAGGCCCACGCCGGCAACGACGCCGTCGACGGCGTCTCCGCGATCGACGAACTCGTCGACCAGCTGATCACCGTCCGCGGCCTCACCCGCCAACCCGGCACCGAACTCAACACCGGACGCATCGACGGCGGCACCCGCGCCAACGTCGTCGCCGGACACGCCGAAGCCGAACTCGGACTGCGCTTCGCCACCACCGAGGCCCAGCGCCGCACCCTCGACAACCTCGCCCACCTGACCGCGAACCGGCCGGGCGCGGACGTCCGCACCGAGGTCCTCTCCAGCCGCCCCGCCTGGCCCGAGCGCACCGGCAACCCGCTGCTGCGCCACGTTCGCTCGCTCGCCGCCGCTCTCGGCCAGCACCTCGACGGCGCACCCGCCGGCGGGGCCGGGGACACCAACCTGGCCGGCGCCCGCGGCCTGCCCACCCTGGACGGCCTCGGCGCGGTCGGCGCCGGCCCGCACGCCCGCCACGAGCACCTCCGGGTCGACCAGCTGGGCCCCCGCATCGCGCTGCTGGCCGCGCTGCTGGCCGTCCCGCTGCCGAGGCTGCGCGACCGCTGA
- the paaA gene encoding 1,2-phenylacetyl-CoA epoxidase subunit PaaA, with the protein MEPTERSVGRWVVEAQFEAVIAADARVEPRDWMPEAYRATLVRQIAQHAHSEIIGMQPEGNWLTRAPSLRRKAILLAKAQDEAGHGLYLYAAAETLGVDRAELTEKLIDGRQKYSSIFNYPTLTFADVGVIGWLVDGAAICNQVPLCRCSYGPYARAMVRICKEESFHQRQGYELLMTMMAGTDAQRAMVQDAVDRWWWPSLMMFGPPDGASPNSERSMAWRIKRHSNDELRQRFVDMTVPQARHLGVTLPDPALAWNEERGGWDFGEPDWSELQQVIKGNGPCNAQRVARRRAAHEDGAWVRAAATAHAAKQAERAERAERAERAERADKAGQVKQAEWEGSSG; encoded by the coding sequence ATGGAACCGACCGAACGGTCAGTCGGGAGGTGGGTCGTGGAGGCGCAGTTCGAGGCGGTGATCGCCGCTGACGCGCGAGTGGAGCCCCGGGACTGGATGCCGGAGGCGTACCGGGCGACGTTGGTGCGGCAGATCGCCCAGCACGCCCACTCGGAGATCATCGGCATGCAGCCGGAGGGCAACTGGCTGACTCGGGCGCCCTCGCTGCGGCGCAAGGCGATCCTGCTGGCCAAGGCGCAGGACGAGGCCGGGCACGGGCTGTACCTGTACGCGGCGGCGGAGACCCTCGGGGTCGACCGGGCCGAGCTGACCGAGAAGCTGATCGACGGCCGGCAGAAGTACTCCTCGATCTTCAACTACCCGACGCTGACCTTCGCCGACGTCGGCGTGATCGGCTGGCTGGTGGACGGCGCCGCGATCTGCAACCAGGTGCCGCTCTGCCGGTGCAGCTACGGGCCGTACGCCCGGGCGATGGTGCGGATCTGCAAGGAGGAGTCCTTCCACCAGCGGCAGGGCTACGAACTGCTGATGACCATGATGGCCGGGACGGACGCCCAACGCGCCATGGTGCAGGACGCGGTGGACCGCTGGTGGTGGCCCTCGCTGATGATGTTCGGCCCGCCGGACGGCGCCTCGCCGAACAGCGAGCGCTCGATGGCCTGGCGGATCAAGCGGCACAGCAACGACGAACTGCGGCAGCGCTTCGTCGACATGACCGTCCCGCAGGCGCGGCACCTCGGCGTGACGCTGCCCGACCCGGCGCTCGCCTGGAACGAGGAGCGCGGCGGCTGGGACTTCGGCGAGCCCGACTGGTCGGAGCTCCAGCAGGTGATCAAGGGCAACGGCCCGTGCAACGCCCAGCGCGTCGCCCGCCGCCGGGCCGCCCACGAGGACGGCGCCTGGGTGCGCGCGGCGGCCACCGCCCACGCCGCCAAGCAGGCCGAGCGGGCCGAGCGGGCCGAGCGGGCCGAGCGGGCCGAGCGGGCGGACAAGGCCGGTCAGGTCAAGCAGGCTGAGTGGGAAGGGAGTTCGGGATGA
- the paaB gene encoding 1,2-phenylacetyl-CoA epoxidase subunit PaaB, with the protein MSGERASWPLYEVFVRPRRGLNHVHVGSLHAADDRMALLAARDLYTRRNEGVSLWVVRSDAITASSPDEQDPFFAPSGDKVYRHPTFYPIPEDVPHI; encoded by the coding sequence ATGAGCGGGGAGCGGGCCTCCTGGCCGCTGTACGAGGTGTTCGTGCGGCCCCGGCGCGGGCTGAACCACGTGCACGTGGGATCGCTGCACGCGGCGGACGACCGGATGGCGCTGCTCGCGGCGCGCGACCTGTACACCCGGCGCAACGAGGGGGTGAGCCTGTGGGTGGTCCGCTCGGACGCGATCACCGCGTCCAGCCCGGACGAGCAGGACCCGTTCTTCGCGCCGAGCGGCGACAAGGTCTACCGGCACCCGACGTTCTACCCGATCCCCGAGGACGTCCCGCACATCTGA
- the paaD gene encoding 1,2-phenylacetyl-CoA epoxidase subunit PaaD yields the protein MVSTRLERAREVAAAVPDPELPMLTLADLGVLAGVEVGEADGTVTAWLTPTYSGCPAIAEMAADVARRLRGAGFDEVEVRLRIDPPWSSDRISAEGRRKLAAAGIAPPAPGGLLRLGPTRRLVAACPQCGSQDTEELSRFGSTACKSLWRCRSCREPFDRIKEI from the coding sequence GTGGTGAGCACCCGGCTGGAGCGGGCCCGGGAGGTCGCCGCCGCCGTGCCCGACCCCGAACTGCCCATGCTCACCCTGGCGGACCTCGGCGTGCTGGCCGGCGTCGAGGTCGGGGAGGCGGACGGCACGGTCACCGCCTGGCTGACCCCGACCTACTCCGGCTGCCCGGCGATCGCCGAGATGGCCGCCGACGTGGCCCGCCGGCTGCGCGGCGCCGGGTTCGACGAGGTCGAGGTGCGGCTGCGGATCGACCCGCCGTGGTCCAGCGACCGGATCAGCGCCGAGGGCCGCCGCAAGCTCGCCGCGGCCGGCATCGCCCCGCCCGCTCCCGGCGGGCTGCTGCGACTCGGCCCGACCAGGCGGCTGGTGGCCGCCTGCCCGCAGTGCGGCTCCCAGGACACCGAGGAGCTCTCCCGGTTCGGCTCCACCGCCTGCAAGTCGCTGTGGCGGTGCCGCAGTTGCCGCGAACCCTTCGACCGGATCAAGGAGATCTGA